The segment tcaacaagtataaccaggggttcatgaggctcaaatgggTGACacgggtttgactgcatttagcttttaatagtggatagcatattcataattagatagcaattgtcaaggtagcataaataatccattaatcccatgatcaagtgtaagcataattaattcatagcataaacgataatcaaatgaacataataacatgataagctcatcatcttaatgtagatgtccccaaggccgctcctgaccgtgagctcggctagtataccagttttacactctgcagaggttgtacatctttacccatgagtcatgatttaccctttcgcccgaggtagctagtctcttaacccccttcctagggaggtcggcagggatcactatgaagcctttcagaagttcgtctaacaagttagggccgcaaggtttcctttgcgcgcaaatatagagccccccttccgatggcacaatgactcgcagcctatacacatacagacagaggccacattatacccaaaacggttcagcccctccgccctttcgggtaacctctaacaagctagaaaagggcttcatactaagctaaagccagagccattatagccctcatggttgcactgttatcctggatgatcacgtacagacaagatctcatacagttatttgtcattcttttatgttcattgcatagctattaatcatcttacaagatcatggattatataaagcactagcacatctacaccaaatgcatatcaagtaggtagcaaggaatacaggtaacaatcatctatgattttgctaaggtcgacaaggtgatagcatgcatatgatatatatgtgtaattataagtgaagaggtaacaaggatgatcccaagttatacttgccttgatcaaagctctcctgagcttgctggtctttgaaagcttggtcttgatcaccaacgtacggctcaccgtctaatcccaatcatccatcaacaacacgcaatccaatgtagacaatcatacacgaagcaaacaagatataattagaacattacaccaaacagtggtaaatcaagtataaaagtttatgaaaatattctacgcagcgctacgatcacacaaacgtaaagttcacgaaaatcagaattaaaacgtggaagatatgaattttctaagatttcctatagagaaataattaattaaatgctactgcagaattgaaaagtttcaaaacagtaaactaatgcttctaacatgtagagctcgttgaaacgaatctaacgaaatttggatgtacaaaaacagagttaaaataaatattttataagcaatctaagttcagtggcaattctgtaattagcTGAAAACATAATCTGAGAGCTATAACTAAAATACGCTTTTAAAAGGAGAAGGCGTATTCTGAGGAAACCACCATAACTAAAATACGCTTTTAAAAGGAGAAGGCGTATTCTGAGGAAACCGCCAGGGACTACGGGTTAAAACTCAAAAAtcccagggactctttagcaagatGCGCAGTGAAGGGGTATGGTCTGTTTTGGCCCCTTAGATCTCGATCCAACGGCGCCCAGGACACCAGGGGGGCCTtggcggcggccggccgcctTCCTGCAccccggcgcggcggcgccatggccaggGAGCCTtgagctcgccggcgtcggTGGGTTTCTCAATTCCGTGCACCAAAACGCGAAAGGAAAACACCAGAGAgacgaggagctcaccgcgaacgTAGCTAGGGGCTTGGCTCGGGccgagagagggagaggaggtCGGTTCGCGGCGGCGGCTTTCGGCGAGATTCCGAGCTTCGCGCTGAGGGCGGCTAGGGTTCCCAGGGTGCAACAGATGGTGAAAGGAGGTTGCGGGGTTGAGGGAAAACGCTTTATAGCGCTCGGTTTGCGAGGAGAGCAAGGAAATCCCGAACAATGTGGGATTGAACGCGGCTGCAATGGAGTCCGGCTCGGTTCCGACTCCAGGAAGAAGAACAGGGCGCTGACAAGCGGGTCCATGTTGTCAGACGCAgaaaggagggagagagagggagtgcGTGCGCGGGCTTGCTGGGCCGGGGAAGGGGAACTGGGCCGCGCCCGGCCGAGGGGGGGAGAAAGGGTTGGGCCGCAGGGGAAAAGGGAGCAGGCCGGGGCTAGGCTTCGGCTGGGGTTTTGTTTCCTCTCTTTTTTAAAAttattttctgttttcttttctcaATTCCTTTTCCaaagaaaattttgaacaaaaataaaagataaaaacagaaacacacaacacaaaataaatgccatattcagcatgaatgcaaaagcaggtttctaaatttatggtaaattttaatttgcacaaaattatttattttgctagattcaaatgctcacaaaaaattcttaaataatcaaattaattcctattaattgaaatcaaaattttgggtgttacatagtGGATGATGAAAATTGAGTTTCAGTTGCGACACTTAACTGAATGGAAGATGGGGAGAGTAGGGCTGTGTGCCGTGTGGCCATGCCACATGTCGACCATATGCTAGCGACATGGCTGCATGCTAGGCTAGCCTAGGCTGAAGTGGAGAGGGAGAGATGGTGTTGCCTCTACCACACTCACTTCATCCACTTCGTCTATATCTCACTTGCTCTCTTCACCACTCTACGTAGTGTCATCGTCACTATTGTTGCCACAAGCTTCACCGAGCTCATGAGCCACCTCCCTTCCTCCCTTTCTAAATCTCTTGCACCCAAAGCTCTGCCATAGACTCCTCTACCTCCTGAGCCTCTTCTCTACTCGAGCTGAGCTCAGGTGAGGACACATTGCTCGGGTATGCCGTCATGGTCATGGTCGTCGTGTCCGCTTTCATGGTGAGCTCGTTGTTGTCTCACTCCCCTCACCTCCTTCTCCTATCGGTTGTGTTAGAGTATACCTATGGTAGCTCCTAGCCAGGTGCAGTACCCTACCAGCTTTGGTGGGCTCGAAGGAGAAGAACAAGAGCATAACGCTACCGTGCTCACCATTGGTGTACCACCGTGCATGTGAGCGAGCTCACCAGCACTAGTAGAGTGTGTTCCAATCACCTTAGTGGCTCTGCCTGATCACCACAGAGATGTAGCACCTACCTCCAAGGCTTGCCATGGCCAGGAACTGCGGGCGTACCATCGTGCCTCCTCTACCATCCACCATGGCTGGCGACAAGCTCACTCTGGTGGCTCTGTCGTGCTCCCACCTACCTCTATCAACATGGCTCAGTGAGGAGAGCACGCTGGTGCCCTTGTTACCCCAGAGACCTCACTGCCAGCGAGTTCTCCAGTGGTCAACCCCCTCCCCTGTCGCTGTTGTGTCTGGCCAGTGGACCTGTTGACTGGCCAGGTCCACTCGTCAGCAGTTTAAACTTTATCCCTGTTATTTTTATTTCTAGAAATTGTGTAGATCTTGTAATATTCATATTTTGAGTTCTAGAAATCCAAATGGAGTGGTTACAATTTTGCTGAATTCTTGGTGAAgtatagtttttaataaaaatgtaaaacatGATATATTTTATTGCAAAATAAATAGTTATTATCTATCCCTTTTATTCCCTAATAAAAAGAGGAAAATCATATCTCTTTATCTGCTGGTTCAAATGCTATGAAATTTATATGAGGTGGTCTCTATGGTATGTGGACACACTGGTAaagttttcatgatttttggatactaCATGAGTCAGTTATGATTTTCACTTGTTTAGTGAACTCGCTTGTGGTATTTTTCATAATTAATGTACACCACTAGTAAACACGAATTTTGGTGAGTACTGTTCTTGTGTTATGATGAAGTtagaaaaaatatgaaatctgttgtgtgACACTTTTCACTAGGGTTTTCAATTTATGCTATTGTAAGCCTTGCTAGCTTGTCATTTTTGCATAGGTTGTTGTACATTTACAAATGCCATGAAACTTTTACTATAACCCTTATGAAGCATGGTTAGCTTATTTTAGTTTTGTTAGAAATTTCTGAGAAATTTTATTGCATGCTCATAAATTCACCTTAATATTTAAATAAATAAGTAAAGGCCCAAAAAGGATAAGTGTGATAATCATtattatgttttctggtgttccttATACATGTTCTAACTGTTTCTAATCTTGGTTAGGCCCAATGCTGCTTTCTCATATATGGTGAAATATCATTTTTCTTTATAATTCAATATTGAGTAATTTCTGGGCAGTTTGTAGAGCTTCAATAGTTACTCCATGAAGATGACACTTCCTGAGAAACTTGTTTATAATAAAGTTGTAGAAAACTCATCCATCTAGCGTGTGTTAAAGTTTCATAACATTTGGCTTAGTGTCTTGGGAATTATAGCTGtttgctctctggaatttccagagcagaTCTGGGAACATGCTTGTTTGACTATGATACATTAGGAATAAGCCTGAGGTTCTAtagatgaattgtagacaattttataagctttccaaaaagtctTAGATCACTTGATTTGGATACAGGATGCTCTGGTTATGGTTGAAACAATTGATTGCTGCTTGTAGATTGGGTGATACTAGTACATATGTATGATTGTTATGTGTGAGTTGTTACTAAGTAGATGCTTAAGCTAATTGAGATAAATTGTTAGCTACAGGCAGTAGACCTTTTACTAAGAATGTGAAGTTGTATACTAGGTTACTAGAAAGTGGTAAGTATTGGCTTTTCTACCGGAGAGGAGATATGCACCTACTCGGTAAACTAGAAGTAGTTTGTCTTGGGTTAATGTATCATGTTTGTTTAACACTTGTTCATATGCCATCCATCATAAAGCATCATTGCATCTTTTATGCATTCATTGTGCTTATACACCTTGTCATGCATgaataggtgtacccaagggagtaACGTTGCTAGAGTTCATACCATCTGAGCCAGAGGAGCAGCAAGGAGAGCCACCACAGGAGAGGCAAGAAGGAGAAGGACCTGATCCCAAGTCTCTTCTCGAGTGCCCTAACCACTAGCCTACCATGTTCTTCGCAGGCAAGGCctagagcattataagtcttcTACCTATATTTATAAAAGCAATTGAGTCAATTATATAATGTATatatattgatgcattaagttgtAGGAACTGATATGGAACGTTTGCTACATAAGTACTACTCCTTGTCCACAAATATTACCTTGACCTTGAGTAGTTTCACGATTAAGTgtctgcttagccatgcttagctcggtaaaAGTTAGGTGATATCCTATCACTTACAAGTTTTAGGGAAATATATGATCACGCTTGGCTATATCTGCTATACTGAAAAAAGAAGCTTGTGTTAATAATAAATGGAGACCGGGTGGGATGACGATAGAGAAGCaataaggcatggaggtcttgggtgtggaccTATCTCCATCTATATCGTTTAAGGACCAATTCATTGTGCGTCCTCTTATTATGTTGAACGCAtgtctaacacttagttggttgGATAAGTCATTCTAACCATGAAGCCAAGTAGCTCCACTCGGACCAGATATCATGTTATATTGGAGGGCGCACCCTGGTTGGTAGTAAGAATGTACAAGGTGTCAATGGCATAAGACCGAGAAATCAAGTTAGAGTCCAGATTCCGAGCAGATTGGTGGACCCTAAGGGTGCAGCATTGATCGGACCCACAAAGTTAGTtattgagttgtaccaaaggtgacctaaGGCTACCTTCGCAAGGTATGCCtagggtgagtgctaggaataccccttcagctggataggaatcaatTCGAATTGTTGTCTCTCTTGGAtaatgagaacttgactcgagcagcggtaATGTAGACACACTAAATAAATTTAATGGTTctaatgatgagaatgatgacaaTGACTTACTATAACAGATATGGTTACTAATGCTTGTTCCTTAACCAAGTGATTCCTTAGTATAGGTGCTAACATACAATGGATAGCTTGACTAATTATAATTTGCAGTTAAAAGATGATGACTTACTTATATGCTACTTAAGCTTTTAAGCAAAaatgttgtcaagctagctccaccaacATAGCCTTGCATACGCCTTGGTGCCATCTTATTAttggtttatgatgggtaagtctagttgagtacctcctagtactcagggtttattctttcttgttgcagatgacattgcCTTCCACGGCTACTGTGTTAACTACCTCCATCCCACTGCGGATGAGGATTAGATAATGGGCAAGATCATCTCTTGTATCTCACCtggatgcttttgttgggataACCTCTGTACTGGCATATAATGGAACTAAATGTGTGTGGTGTTGTTTttaaaactattttgcttcccctACTTGAAACTAGTTTGTAATAATTAACTATGAACTCTGATGAATGTAAGTGCTTGTGAACTTTAATGAATATGTAACCTATGATGGGAATGTTTAATCATCATGTCGATCTTGCTTTTCTATGTTGGTTGGTTTAAAATCCTTCAAGATTTCATTGGACTACCAGGTTTATATGGGCTCACGTATGTCAGTTTGACTGCTTTAAAGGTTCGTTGTACTAGtgctcttataaattggacagtTCTATTATAGGCTTGTGCAATAGAAGATACAAACCAGAACATAGAAGCTAAAGACTTCTGAGGAGCTAAACTGTGGGAAAAAAGGCAAGTATAGGGTCCTTTGAAAATGTTCTTTACTTAATAACTTTAATTACATTTACTTTTCTTGCATCTATCTAATACTATAAACCCTAAGGACTTACCTAGTCTTAACAATCATTCCTTGCACCTTGGGTTTTACACATGGGTAGACTTTCTTAGTTGCTACAACCTACAATGCACATGAAACATGATAAGTGATGATGTACTAGCAATGGCTTATGCACTTGAGGATGATGATAAGGTGTTGGCAATGATGATAAGATGTTGGCTTTCTTAGCAACATGCTTCCATGTTAGGGGGAACGAGTACTAGGCCCTTCTCTGTTGTGGTACTTTTGTCCACCCTCCCTAAGGACTAGTTCATGGAGGACATATTGTACAACCTCAAGCTATATGGATCTAGCTTTATGTATTAGCAGACCTCCTACTAGTAGAGTGATAGCTTACTGGGTAGGCACAAAAGGGGTGGAGGTTATTAAGTATGGTAGTTCAGGTCTCTTTGGGGAGGCATCAAGTTGCTACTTGAGCTATCCATAGGGATGGCTAACCATGTGTCTAAATCAAAACCTATAGCGGGTTGCTCCCTACTAGCGGGGATTGTGAAAAGTCTCATCATGAGGCACtacctgctcaccttggaagtgttttggggtCGACGAGCCCCAGGAAAATGGGAAACATGACTTGAGGGTAAGGCCTAACAGCTCCACagagtttgatgaaactaatatgTTAGTCTCCTCATAGATACGAGTGGCCCTAGCCCTCACATGATTAGTAATCGATTACATGGAAGATAATGGTGGATTTCTCTGAAGGAAGTGGCAACTTTAGATGATGGATATGCATAGTGGAAACATGGTGGATTTATGCAACTTAAATAATGGATTGGGTTTGTTTACCTACCATAGAAATTCAAGTTGTTCTAATAAAATATTGCCATCTAAATATGCTCACCTGCACATAAACCAGTGCTAGTTTTTCCTTAttataagccttgcatgtcatgttttccACCATACTTGTTGAGTGTGACAtgtgctcacccttgctattcccCCACACAACAGACTATAGTAAAGGCTActcagaagattgatgaagatgttgtggAGTTTTCGGAGGACTATCAGATGTGCTAGGTGTATGAAACCTGTCATTGACCTttctatggggtggagctcagcTATGAGACTAGAGTTTACGCTTATGTCTTTTTGTAAGAAATATTTAGAGTTATCTAATAACATTGTTTTGATTATTCACTGATGATGTCACTATATGTATGGAAATTGATCCAGGCATACATgtagtttgcatttgattttgGTAGTAGTGTGTTCTAAGTCAAGATGGTTATGGGGAATTCCTCATTAGGTATCGTCTTCCCATCCACATCCCCGTGGGGGAAATTTTTCTCCATCCCTATCCCTATGAAAACTTGTAGAGGACATCGTCTCCCCATCCCTGAACCTGGGTAGGGAATGCATCCTCGACAAGGTCCTTGTCCTGGTATAAGTTTGGAAAAGAATGACTCAAACCAACAATCTAGAAGAAGAAATGTTCCACAAATGCATCTTGTATGTGCTAGAAATAAGATCATTTCATTTTACAAATCACAACTACTTTGCTGCCAAATCGCAAATAGAGAAAATCTCACAAATCTGTGTCAGGATGATTTGTGTCGGGATGAGAAAAAGGAGACACAGCAAGATACATCTCTCCTCTCCACTAGTAGATAGGATGAGAAAAAGGAGAACTTGACAACAAGCCAACAACCATCTTTCTCTACTTGCACCTACTGCGTCTTCTCCCATTCACCATAGGTTCTGCAGCTGATGTCAATGCGTCACTGCTCTTATGGATCTGCATGTGGATGCACCATCGCTACCCATGGAGGAGGGCGTCTACATGGGTGAATGCATCACTATCATGCGGATGCGCTGTCACTGCTGCTGAAGGGTGGCTACTAGAGGGCCTATGGCGCTACTAGTGCCAGCATGAGACAGTGCTATCTTTGTAGAGTGGTGGTAGCGATGGGTGGAAGAGTGGAGTAGTAGAGGATGTGGTAGTTGCAATTTAGGGTTAGtagatcatatatatatatatagcaggcTATGACTTGGGCCTTTACATGGGCTATGATAGGCTGCGCTGCTTGCTGGTTTCCTAATTCGTGGATGAAGCGGGGTGGTGTTGCGAAGATTGAGGACGGAGAGCAGGGAACCATCCACATCCCCACCACCCCTGATAGGAATAAGATTTTGTACCATTTAGATCCACATGGGCAAAAATCTGCTCCCGTCCCTATCCCTAATAGGAGAATTCCTTACGGGAGATCAGGGCCCTATTGCCATCTTTAGTTCTAAGTGATTTCGTGGGTGCTACATGTAGGTTTAGTTTATGCATGTGTAAGGTGCCTTGCATGTGCATTTCTAAGGTCTCATAGAACACATCTACTAACATTTGTTTGGTCAAACTATCCTTGGTCACAAGATTGTTATTTTTGTTGAGTTATAGGTGATGAATTAGCTAAACCTTGGTTTCTATGATTCAGGGATGATGGAGCTTGGGATCACTTCCCAAAAGGTGGAGAAGAAGTAGAGTCAAGTGCCTAGGGCTAGCTAGGCTCTCAAAAAGTCATCGTTGACCTCCTTCAAAATCTCTTACTGCAAGGGATGAGCTTGTCCAACCTCAATCCCTAGCAAGAAAATTTTGGTGTTGACCTTTAGGTTCTTATGGTCTCCATGGTTTTCCTCCTTGATGTTGATCATTTCTCCTTCTTTTGTTTGCTTTGGGAGGTGCTCAATAAGGTGGATAAGAGATGAATTAGAGAGAAAGAGtaaatggagagagagagatatcCTCCTTATGGCTTTAGGTCTTAGAAAGGATGCCATCTATGCTAATTGGTGGGATTATGATGTATCAAATGTTGACAACTCACAAATCCATGTAGATCATTGGGGTGTTGATAGACTGCCTATCACAAAACTATAGCATGTGGGTCGATGCTTTGAACTATGCAATTGACAGAATTTTGTGAGATCATCATGGACTATCCATTAATGATAGAAGGACTATCATTGACTAATAACAAAACCCCAATAGGATGTTTTGTCATGCAAGTTTTGAAAATATGAAATTTGAATGTAGATTGTGCTCATGATGGGCATGGTTACTGATATGCACAACCATGTCATGACAAGGCCAAGATAAATGAAGAGGGAGGGAACTTAGGGGCTGAACATCTACTTACCTAATTCGGGGGGTTACTTGAGCCAATTGTAGTGGTATTTATAGAGGAGAACAAGGGGTCATTGTACGACCACTTGAGTGGTTGTTTAACCCCCTTATTGCAACATCCCAGTCTAGGGGTTAATAGGATCAATAGGATACTCATATCAACAAGATGCAACTTCTTTTTTGGAAGCCTAgctccaaagaactctaaagttaagcttGCTTGACTtagagaaatttagggatgggtgatcgACCAGAAAGTACTTCTCGAGTGCccatgagtgaggacaaagtgtataGAAAAGACTGGTTGGTCCGTGAGGACTAACTATGTTCTAGAAAAGTTGTCAAATGTAAGTTGGCCCTGGCTTCATGAGGCGGGACATTATAGAATGGCATTAGAGTCGACTCTCATAGTTTCACAGGCGCATGTGTCATAGTTGAGCAGGCATGGTGCGCATGGCTGGTGTGCAACTAGAGTGATCACATAGCATGGCACACGTACTGGGTGTGAGAATGTAACATCCCAACCTAGGGCTTAATAAGGTTAATAGGATACTCATACCaataagttgcaacttcttttttgGAAGCCCAgctccaaagaactctaaagttaagcgtgcttgactTAGAGAAATTTAGAGATAGGTGACCGATCGGGATGTCTTCCCAGGTGCACctaagtgaggacaaagtgtgcagaaaagactagtgttggtccCTGAGGGCTGACTATGTCTTAAAAAAGCTGCCAAATGTAAGCCGACCTAGCCTTGAGGAGGTAGGATGTTACACTTATCCCTTCCTTACTATTCATCTTTGCCATTTATATTCTTGGATTCCAACATTTCATGATGGAGCAAAGGAGCAAGTTGCTAGGTTCTTTTAATGGTTGCCTACACATCAAGTGGCCTACCAACCATGCCAAAGGCATTTTGGCCCTCTTCCTTGTCTCAATCTTGAATCGTTGTGCTTTAGTGCTATATAGTAGCAACACATCATGTTAATAGGGTCGGGTGGTCTCCTAACTTGATTCATGGTAGATTGATCCCCTACTATTGCACCTGCTATAATCTTTCTTCTGTGACCATGTTATTGAGGAAAGATTGTTATGAAACCTAGCCTTGTCATGTTGTCCTCCTCACCATTTATACTATTAATATATCTTTGTGGTGTTGATTATTTATTTGTATCCTTCATGTTTCATCTTATTATGAACTTATCCCTTGTTTGGATTAGCTAATCATAACCTCAATTGATTCCATGTAGAAGTTCAAAAACCATAGTACTCCAAAGTGAAATTGTACAACAATGTAATGTGTGGCTGTCACACCAGGCCCAATTCGGAATTTGGCCTGTGCTGGCCCATGTGCACATTATGAGATAATTGTGGAGGATTTAGTCCCACCTTGGTTATTAAGGGTGGGTTAGGCCAACACATAAGGCTTCTAGAGTCCATCCGACCATCCCCGGGTTAATCCTTTTATGCAAAGCAAGGATGAAAGCGTAGGTGGTAGGTGTGGTTCACTCAGTGTATAGAGTGGATCTGAGTCGTTTGGACTCTAGGGTGTTATAGTGGTATCAAAGCTGACCTTCGTGGCCACGGGTGCATGCGGGTCAGGGGCGCGGACATGGGGTTCATTGTGCATGTAGCCCATGTGGGGTGCATGGCATGGCATATGTGCCGACACTGGATATATGGTTGCGTGTGCTAAGAGGGAACGTTCCTGGTCATCATTTGCTTGGTTGTGGGTATGTTAGGCTGACGAGGACGTTGGGTCCTTTGAGGGGGGTGTATGTCACCCCTGGCCCAATTTGGAATTTGGCCCGTGGTGGCCCATGTGCATATTATGAGCTAATTGTTGAGGATTTAATTCCACCTTGGTTGTTAAGGGTGGGTTAGACTAACATATAAGGCTTCTAGAGTCCATCCCACCATCCTCAGGTTAATCCTTTTACGCGAAGCAAGGACGAAAGCATAAGCGGGATGGTGGTAGGTATGGTTTGCTCAGCGTGCAGAGTGGATATGAGCCATTTGGACTCTCGGGTGTTATAGTGGCATGCCATCCTCTAGAGGAACAAGTTGCATTCATGTGTGCATAGTTTAGGATCAGTTTATACATGGGAGTCTTATATTTCCTTAGTGATAGATATATGCCTATGAAACTTGTATCTTCTACTTCTCCAATAGGTCTAATGTCTAAGTGATCAATATAAATTGGAGTACAAGTCCCACAACCAGTCATTAATAAAATGAAATAATATAAAATAGGGTAAGTAATAAAATCTAGTGCATAGCTAAGAGTAAATAAATAATCTCAATGCAATGTTAATTCTAACATAGCTGACACACCAGACTGAGTAAAATGCAACAATGAAAAAAGACACATACATCTTAAAGTACCACACAATATTTCATGACAATGAAGCTGCTCATACTCTAGCATAGGATAATACTATGACACTTAACCCACATATATTGGATGAACTAATAGGCCACCATGCAACTTGGCATACTAGATGGTGTATAAAACCTAGTTCATGTCTGCATTCATCATCCACTGAGTATCAAATAGATTTCCTAGCTTATCACTAGTCAACTCCAAGTGCCCCCCATCTGCCTCCATGGTCGGAGCCACTAAGGAACTACTAGCTCCCATCTGCTCTTGTTGTTGGCCAATAGCCAAGGAGGCCATCAAGCTATTGCTCCTACTTGTATGGACAGTGTGGTATAAGAATGGTGACCAAGCTTGGGCATTGCTCATGGAAGTAGGATGTCCACCAAACCTATACTGATTTGTGTTGTAGACACCTCCACCAGAGGTGTGCCCTTCCCAGGCAgaagcatttgtttgtggcaaGGGCTCAAAATCATAAAGTCCAATGTCATTGATGCTATAACGTTGCTTCTTGGTGCCATTTTCTTTCCTAAGGAAGTACTTTTGAGCATGGCTGGAAACTTGCACTGGGGTCTTGGTGGTAACAAAGTGCTTGGAGATGTTCTTCCAATTTCCACGACCGTACACATGTAGACCACGGAGGAATTGCCTACAATGATATAGAGTTTGAAGTTAACTAATTAGATAGAAATATAGATTCCATGTCCatacatatgcaagattaataaaagaaaaataatatataaagaCCTCATCAAACAATAGCTCACAACCTATGGTTAATAAGGGCACTAAAAATTCATGTGATAGACATTAAAATATGTACGAGATGCTTTAAGGATATTTAGCAAATAACTAACCTATGCTCATTTATGGTCCAAAACCTCCCAATGTGTTGGCTATCCTTACGAGGAGTGGGCCTGTTTCGTGGAGTCTCCATCACATTCCTCATGCCAAAcatctctacttgtttataacCATCAAATGCTTCCTTGTTGCCCATGGATGGATCCCCCACAAACACC is part of the Sorghum bicolor cultivar BTx623 chromosome 10, Sorghum_bicolor_NCBIv3, whole genome shotgun sequence genome and harbors:
- the LOC8065771 gene encoding transcription factor SRM1, producing MDPKLKGEWSAYEIMMVKSLIARDNTNNNYVGDMNKKHNQIVDELQAMFPSKEKYQVTNLYIDVMVEMTQTLQSGNQHVEASSNLINQPFGVFVGDPSMGNKEAFDGYKQVEMFGMRNVMETPRNRPTPRKDSQHIGRFWTINEHRQFLRGLHVYGRGNWKNISKHFVTTKTPVQVSSHAQKYFLRKENGTKKQRYSINDIGLYDFEPLPQTNASAWEGHTSGGGVYNTNQYRFGGHPTSMSNAQAWSPFLYHTVHTSRSNSLMASLAIGQQQEQMGASSSLVAPTMEADGGHLELTSDKLGNLFDTQWMMNADMN